Proteins found in one Polyodon spathula isolate WHYD16114869_AA chromosome 10, ASM1765450v1, whole genome shotgun sequence genomic segment:
- the LOC121321563 gene encoding neurofilament medium polypeptide-like — protein sequence MSYSMEYLTSSPHRRAQGDFLRFQPKTLGLSSASFKQSSLVLKKEYSSPVLRSTDSTDLVNQFKLPNINEKQLLQGLNDRFAGFIEKVHQLESQNNILENEIQELRKKQVSLSSLSEVYDPEIKALRKLVGEITFQKAQIELEHHHLEEDIHLLRGRCEEEARSRSDTEASIMTLKKDINDAHLSKLELDKKAHSLMEEILFVKKNHQEEVSEIMAQIHDVQLTVDMKDFRKPDITAALREIRSQLEGHINTNMQQAEECFRARVAKLTKAAEVNNEALQVRREHIHEHRRQLQSKSIELETVKGTRESLEKQLGALEERHDAEISHYQDAIQQLEHELKHTQYDMSAHLREYQDLLNVKMALDVEIASYRKLLEGEEARFSSVTAGHVPASYEYKQSSVYTVPSFTRQKTTTKKVEPQYKFVEEIITETTKEVEMTEIDDTDTEEIMSEEERIEKESPGDEVETTTDIGEAQEDGEELETVEAKKHKEDEQGDISAEPMDEEETAVRKGDEKAAEAEVASEAVEETETSQDDVVDAEDTKDEKEAKEESPDQVETFEDVNTTIVEEITKEPTDVAETETDTKVEAPEDEPLGDPKSLPSEMTPETNECEESKKVLTSDNKTEEVKQVDKTEDTKGESCVTKKEEDTSEEKSVTVEDEVIKPEKKSPLVEKTAEKAIHEHTEEQDTVEPKEMTSALESTEEPDKTEDKITTSVKVESKDILKKEVVSQSKLEEEGASEPEKTEEKATPDIEAAQEDIPKEETVSELKSIEEETSKSEKTVEEVTMDFKVENKDLIKEEMVTQTKSEEKDASKPHTPEEKTKAFIKVEPEDLQNEESMSQQKSKDVASKPGTPEEKTTPDIKADEDAKQETLSELNLAEKDILKPEKTEIKEFTDDKVDVKDLPKEDTVSQLILEDVLKSVKPEEKATTEIKVETKEIQKEEMVSEVKSVDVALKSDKPKEKAIPEDEELKADKILEEGEKSDSEEDQKPELTLSPKEEEKGDSITALSEGKDEKLSKKDYKSTEDTGEARSFKSDLKERTETHTSLDTKPQEISPGKENPTDSSEMEKTEDLKKTDSIQQKKKIQECPESPDTEADEKINDSKEDKTAEEEVPSSKETPVKEDKLLIGDMDEKIEPEEKVTEEKVTSTTQENGLDESEDLSKEETTYTVETKVPAKESQVEK from the exons ATGAGCTACAGCATGGAATATCTCACGAGCTCTCCACATAGGAGGGCACAAGGTGACTTCCTTCGATTTCAGCCTAAAACCCTTGGATTGTCCTCCGCGTCATTCAAACAGAGCAGTCTGGTGcttaaaaaagaatacagttcTCCTGTTCTCAGATCCACTGATAGCACAGACCTTGTAAACCAGTTTAAATTGCCGAATATAAACGAGAAGCAGCTTCTCCAGGGGCTTAACGACCGCTTTGCGGGCTTTATCGAAAAGGTTCATCAGCTTGAAAGCCAGAACAACATTTTGGAAAATGAGATTCAGGAACTGAGGAAAAAGCAAGTTTCCCTGTCCTCGCTGTCTGAAGTTTACGATCCTGAAATCAAAGCTCTAAGAAAGCTTGTCGGTGAAATCACCTTTCAAAAGGCTCAGATTGAGCTCGAGCATCATCATTTGGAGGAAGATATTCACCTTTTGAGGGGGAGATGTGAAGAGGAAGCTCGCAGTAGATCAGACACTGAGGCCAGCATTATGACACTGAAGAAAGATATTAATGATGCACACCTCTCCAAACTGGAACTGGACAAAAAAGCTCACTCTCTGATGGAAGAAATACTTTTCGTAAAGAAAAACCACCAAGAAGAGGTATCGGAAATAATGGCCCAAATCCATGATGTGCAACTTACTGTCGATATGAAAGATTTTAGAAAGCCAGACATCACTGCGGCTTTGAGGGAAATCAGAAGCCAGCTTGAAGGTCACATCAATACCAACATGCAACAAGCAGAGGAATGTTTCAGGGCCAGGGTAGCTAAACTGACAAAAGCTGCTGAAGTGAATAATGAAGCTCTCCAAGTCAGAAGAGAACACATCCACGAGCACAGACGCCAGCTGCAGTCAAAAAGCATAGAACTGGAAACAGTTAAAGGCACCAGGGAATCTTTAGAGAAGCAACTCGGTGCGCTTGAAGAGAGGCACGATGCGGAAATCAGTCATTACCAG GATGCTATCCAACAACTGGAGCATGAgcttaaacacacacagtatgatATGTCAGCTCACCTGAGAGAGTACCAGGATCTTCTGAATGTCAAAATGGCCCTAGATGTGGAGATTGCTTCCTACAG GAAACTTTTGGAAGGTGAGgaagcaagattttcttcagttaCTGCAGGTCATGTTCCAGCCTCATACGAGTACAAACAATCCTCTGTCTACACTGTGCCAAGTTTCACAAGGCAGAAAACTACCACTAAGAAGGTGGAACCACAGTACAAGTTTGTTGAGGAGATCATCACAGAAACAACCAAAGAAGTGGAAATGACAGAGATTGATGACACTGATACCGAGGAAATAATGAGTGAAGAAGAAAGGATTGAAAAGGAGAGTCCAGGGGATGAGGTGGAAACAACAACTGACATTGGAGAGGCTCAAGAGGATGGAGAGGAATTGGAAACTGTAGAAGCAAAGAAACACAAGGAAGATGAACAAGGAGACATCTCAGCTGAACCTATGGATGAGGAGGAAACTGCAGTTAGAAAAGGTGATGAAAAAGCAGCTGAAGCTGAAGTTGCATCGGAAGCTGTAGAAGAGACAGAAACCTCCCAAGATGATGTGGTTGATGCAGAAGACACCAAGGATGAGAAAGAAGCAAAAGAAGAGAGCCCTGATCAAGTAGAAACCTTTGAGGATGTGAATACAACTATTGTGGAAGAAATCACAAAGGAACCTACAGATGtagcagaaacagaaacagatacTAAAGTAGAGGCACCAGAAGATGAGCCTTTAGGAGATCCAAAATCACTGCCCAGTGAAATGACACCAGAAACAAATGAATGTGAAGAGTCAAAAAAGGTACTGACTTCAGATAACAAAACTGAAGAGGTAAAACAAGTAGacaaaacagaagacacaaaAGGGGAGAGCTGTGTAACAAAGAAAGAGGAAGATACATCTGAAGAGAAAAGTGTCACAGTAGAGGATGAGGTTATTAAGCCAGAAAAGAAAAGCCCTCTTGTGGAAAAGACAGCAGAAAAAGCAATCCATGAACACACTGAGGAACAAGATACAGTGGAACCAAAGGAAATGACCAGTGCATTGGAATCAACAGAAGAACCTGACAAAACAGAAGATAAAATAACCACCAGCGTCAAAGTGGAATCCAAGGATATTCTGAAAAAGGAGGTGGTGAGCCAATCAAAATTAGAAGAAGAGGGTGCTTCAGAACCTGAGAAGACTGAAGAGAAAGCAACCCCAGATATTGAAGCAGCACAGGAAGACATTCCAAAAGAGGAGACTGTAAGTGAATTAAAATCAATAGAAGAAGAAACTTCAAAATCTGAAAAGACTGTAGAAGAGGTTACCATGGATTTCAAAGTGGAAAACAAGGACCTTATAAAAGAGGAGATGGTCACCCAGACAAAATCTGAAGAAAAGGATGcttcaaaaccacacacacctGAAGAGAAAACAAAGGCATTTATTAAGGTGGAACCAGAGGATCTTCAGAATGAGGAGTCAATGAGCCAACAGAAATCAAAAGATGTTGCTTCGAAGCCTGGCACACCCGAAGAGAAAACAACCCCAGATATCAAAGCAGACGAAGATGCAAAACAGGAAACTTTGAGTGAATTAAATCTGGCAGAAAAGGACATTTTGAAACCTGAAAAGACTGAAATTAAAGAATTCACAGATGACAAGGTGGATGTTAAAGACCTCCCAAAAGAGGATACAGTAAGCCAATTGATACTAGAGGATGTTTTGAAGTCTGTCAAACCTGAAGAGAAAGCAACCACAGAAATTAAAGTAGAAACCAAGGAAATTCAAAAGGAGGAGATGGTTAGTGAAGTGAAATCAGTAGATGTTGCTCTGAAGTCTGACAAACCCAAAGAGAAAGCCATCCCAGAAGATGAAGAGTTAAAAGCAGACAAAATTCTAGAGGAAGGGGAGAAATCTGATTCAGAGGAAGACCAAAAGCCTGAATTAACACTTTCTccaaaagaggaagagaaaggggACAGCATTACAGCACTAAGTGAAGGAAAAGATGAAAAACTTTCCAAGAAAGACTACAAATCTACAGAGGACACAGGGGAGGCGAGATCATTCAAATCTGATCTAAAGGAGAGGACAGAAACTCACACTAGCTTGGACACAAAACCACAAGAGATATCTCCAGGAAAGGAGAACCCAACTGACAGCTCAGAGATGGAAAAGACAGAGGACTTAAAGAAGACAGATTCGattcaacaaaaaaagaaaatacaagaatGTCCAGAGAGCCCAGATACTGAAGCAGATGAAAAGATCAATGATTCCAAAGAAGACAAAACAGCGGAGGAGGAAGTGCCATCTTCAAAGGAAACTCCTGTAAAAGAAGACAAACTGCTGATAGGTGACATGGATGAAAAGATAGAGCCAGAAGAAAAGGTGACAGAAGAAAAAGTCACATCCACAACACAAGAGAATGGTCTTGATGAAAGTGAAGACTTGAGCAAGGAGGAGACAACATATACAGTGGAGACAAAAGTGCCTGCAAAGGAGAGTCAGGTAGAAAAGTGA